One segment of Schistocerca nitens isolate TAMUIC-IGC-003100 chromosome 3, iqSchNite1.1, whole genome shotgun sequence DNA contains the following:
- the LOC126249353 gene encoding buccalin-like: protein MGKEGMGKEGMGKEGMGKEGMGKEGMGKEGMGKEGMGKEGMGKEGMGKEGMGKEGMGKKAWERRHGKEGMGKKAWERRHGKEGMGKKAWERRHGKEGMGKKAWERRHGKEGMGKKAWERRHGKEGMGKKAWERRHGKEGMGKKAWERRHGKEGMGKKAWERRHGKEGMGKKAWERRHGKEGMGKKAWERRHGKEGMGKKAWERRHGKEGMGKKAWERRHGKEGMGKKAWERRHGKEGMGKKAWERRHGKEGMGKKAWERRHGKEGMGKKAWERRHGKEGMGKKAWERRHGKEGMGKKAWERRHGKEGMGKKAWERRHGKEGPASSIPYTSNTCGFHFIGAARDAQSSSGIRDEDTCEGVPLIR, encoded by the exons atggggaaagaaggcatggggaaagaaggcatggggaaagaaggcatggggaaagaaggcatggggaaagaaggcatggggaaagaaggcatggggaaagaaggcatggggaaagaaggcatggggaaagaaggcatggggaaagaaggcatggggaaagaaggcatgggaaagaaggcatgggaaagaaggcatgggaaagaaggcatgggaaagaaggcatgggaaagaaggcatgggaaagaaggcatgggaaagaaggcatgggaaagaaggcatgggaaagaaggcatgggaaagaaggcatgggaaagaaggcatgggaaagaaggcatgggaaagaaggcatgggaaagaaggcatgggaaagaaggcatgggaaagaaggcatgggaaagaaggcatgggaaagaaggcatgggaaagaaggcatgggaaagaaggcatgggaaagaaggcatgggaaagaaggcatgggaaagaaggcatgggaaagaaggcatgggaaagaaggcatgggaaagaaggcatgggaaagaaggcatgggaaagaaggcatgggaaagaaggcatgggaaagaaggcatgggaaagaaggcatgggaaagaaggcatgggaaagaaggcatgggaaagaaggcatgggaaagaaggcatgggaaagaaggcatgggaaagaaggcatgggaaagaaggcatgggaaagaaggcatgggaaagaaggcatgggaaagaaggcatgggaaagaaggcatgggaaagaaggcatgggaaagaaggcatgggaaagaaggcatgggaaagaaggcatgggaaagaaggcatgggaaagaaggcatgggaaagaaggcatgggaaagaaggcatgggaaagaaggcatgggaaagaaggcatgggaaagaaggcatgggaaagaaggcatgggaaagaaggcatgggaaagaaggcatgggaaagaag GGCCTGCCTCCTCCATCCCCTATACCTCTAACACCTGTGGTTTCCACTTCATCGGTGCAGCCAGAGATGCCCAGTCATCCTCTGGCATCAGGGATGAGGACACCTGTGAAGGTGTCCCCCTCATAAGATAA